One Synechococcus sp. CC9605 genomic window carries:
- a CDS encoding indolepyruvate ferredoxin oxidoreductase subunit alpha, translating into MAHSIVTDVCEGIADCVDACPVACIDQGKGKNKKGTDFYWINFDTCIDCGICLQVCPVEGAIVAEERPDLQKTP; encoded by the coding sequence ATGGCTCATTCCATCGTCACTGACGTTTGCGAGGGCATCGCTGACTGCGTTGATGCCTGCCCCGTGGCCTGCATTGACCAAGGCAAAGGAAAGAACAAAAAGGGCACCGACTTCTACTGGATCAATTTCGACACTTGCATCGATTGCGGAATCTGCCTGCAGGTGTGTCCCGTTGAAGGAGCCATCGTTGCCGAAGAGCGTCCAGACCTGCAGAAGACGCCCTGA
- the htpG gene encoding molecular chaperone HtpG — translation MAVLEEQGQIQIHTENIFPIIKKAVYSGHEVFLRELVSNGVDAISKRRMAAMAGDCSEGDDGAIRITVDREAKTVTISDNGIGMTADEVKRYINQVAFSSAEDFLEKYKQENDAIIGHFGLGFYSSFMVAERVELLTRSARPEAEAVRWSCDGSPNFSLTAAEKEQPGTDVILHLMEDELEYLEPARIRTLINTYCDFMAVPVQLGGETINKMDAPWRKSARDLSDQDYIDLYHYLYPFQGDPLLWVHLNTDYPYNLQGILFFPKQTGRADWEKGEIKLYCNQVFVSDSIKEVVPRYLLPLRGVIDSPDIPLNVSRSALQTDRRVRSIGNFVAKKVSDRLRNLKKEDPMGYAEAWDALAPFVKIGAMEDEKFAEQVSEMILFATTAAAVEGNDADPIASDGRAFTTLEGYRSRLSADQNKRVLYSTDDVAQAGALNLWTSQGAEVLKLETVIDTQFIPWLEHRHEELTFQRVDSELDESLKDNDAELTDQDGTTESDRLRDLIKGALANDKVTVQVQALKAEGAPPALILLPEQMRRLNDMGALMEQRLPGLPEHHVLLVNRRHPLVEGMLKLRAGGVLVGAAETSPTASLSEDVARHLYDMARLGVGGLEPNELAGFQTRSAELMGALMQRGL, via the coding sequence ATGGCGGTGCTGGAGGAACAGGGTCAGATTCAGATCCACACCGAAAACATTTTCCCGATCATCAAGAAGGCCGTTTATTCCGGCCACGAGGTGTTTCTTCGGGAGCTTGTGAGCAATGGCGTCGACGCCATCAGCAAGCGCCGCATGGCCGCCATGGCCGGCGACTGCAGCGAAGGGGATGACGGAGCCATCCGGATCACGGTGGATCGTGAGGCCAAGACCGTCACCATCAGCGACAACGGCATTGGCATGACGGCCGATGAGGTGAAGCGCTACATCAACCAGGTGGCCTTCTCCAGTGCCGAGGATTTCCTGGAGAAGTACAAGCAGGAAAACGACGCCATCATTGGCCACTTCGGGCTGGGTTTCTATTCCAGCTTCATGGTGGCCGAGCGGGTGGAGCTGCTGACCCGTTCAGCCCGGCCCGAGGCTGAGGCCGTGCGCTGGAGCTGTGATGGTTCCCCGAACTTCAGCCTCACTGCCGCCGAAAAGGAGCAGCCCGGCACGGACGTGATCCTTCATCTGATGGAGGACGAGCTCGAATATCTCGAACCGGCCCGGATCCGCACCCTGATCAACACCTACTGCGACTTCATGGCAGTACCGGTGCAGCTGGGAGGGGAAACCATCAACAAGATGGATGCCCCCTGGCGCAAAAGCGCCCGAGATCTGAGTGATCAGGACTACATCGATCTCTATCACTACCTGTATCCCTTCCAGGGCGACCCCCTGCTCTGGGTTCACCTCAACACCGACTATCCCTACAACCTTCAGGGCATTCTTTTCTTCCCCAAGCAGACCGGTCGTGCCGACTGGGAGAAAGGGGAAATCAAGCTGTACTGCAACCAGGTGTTCGTCAGCGATTCGATCAAGGAGGTCGTTCCTCGCTACCTGTTGCCCCTGCGGGGAGTGATCGATTCACCCGACATCCCCCTAAATGTGAGCCGCAGTGCCCTGCAGACCGACCGACGCGTTCGCTCCATCGGCAACTTCGTCGCCAAGAAGGTGTCCGACCGGCTGCGGAACCTGAAAAAGGAGGATCCCATGGGTTACGCCGAAGCCTGGGATGCCCTGGCACCCTTCGTGAAGATCGGCGCCATGGAGGACGAAAAGTTCGCGGAGCAGGTGTCTGAAATGATCCTGTTCGCCACCACCGCAGCAGCAGTGGAAGGTAACGACGCTGACCCGATCGCCTCCGATGGCCGTGCCTTCACCACCCTGGAGGGATACCGCAGCCGACTGTCCGCGGATCAGAACAAGCGCGTGCTCTACAGCACCGATGACGTCGCCCAGGCCGGAGCGCTCAACCTCTGGACTTCCCAGGGCGCGGAAGTGCTGAAGCTGGAGACGGTGATCGACACCCAGTTCATCCCCTGGCTGGAGCATCGCCATGAGGAACTCACCTTCCAGCGCGTTGACTCTGAACTGGACGAGAGCCTGAAGGACAACGATGCCGAGCTCACCGATCAGGACGGCACCACGGAGTCAGACCGACTGCGTGATCTGATCAAAGGGGCCCTGGCCAATGACAAGGTGACCGTTCAGGTGCAGGCCCTGAAAGCCGAAGGAGCACCGCCGGCCTTGATTCTTCTGCCGGAGCAGATGCGCCGGCTGAACGACATGGGCGCCTTGATGGAACAACGGCTGCCAGGACTTCCCGAGCATCACGTGCTGCTGGTGAACCGGCGTCACCCCCTTGTGGAAGGGATGCTGAAGTTGCGTGCCGGTGGTGTGCTGGTGGGAGCGGCGGAAACATCGCCGACCGCAAGCCTGTCCGAGGATGTGGCCCGCCATCTGTATGACATGGCGCGCCTGGGCGTCGGGGGGCTGGAACCCAATGAACTGGCCGGTTTCCAGACCCGCAGTGCTGAATTGATGGGTGCCTTGATGCAGAGAGGTCTTTGA
- the rpmB gene encoding 50S ribosomal protein L28, whose protein sequence is MSRVCQLTGTRANNGMAVSHSHIRTKKLQQANLQQRRLWWAEGNRWVKLRVTTRALKTIQKKGLGAYAKSLGINLAKI, encoded by the coding sequence ATGTCACGGGTGTGTCAGCTCACCGGTACTCGCGCCAACAACGGCATGGCTGTGAGCCATTCCCACATCCGCACCAAGAAGCTGCAGCAGGCCAACCTGCAGCAGCGTCGCCTCTGGTGGGCCGAAGGCAACCGCTGGGTGAAGCTTCGCGTCACCACCCGCGCCCTAAAAACTATCCAGAAGAAAGGCCTCGGCGCCTATGCCAAGTCTCTGGGCATTAACCTGGCCAAGATCTGA
- a CDS encoding peroxiredoxin — translation MNRRELLVKSGLFLAALTLTPSRASALGGVVLETGTTVPDFDLPGSSQSEPDRKQWSSRDLRGRWLAAYFYPRDFTGGCTIEARGFESLHNDFLQAGAEVIGISADSVDDHESFCESEGLSFPLLSDPDGTVSKAYGSWMAPYSLRHTFLIDPDGVLRERWVAVRPNGHAREVLDSLVTFQSEAAV, via the coding sequence GTGAATCGGCGGGAATTACTAGTCAAGTCCGGCCTTTTCCTTGCAGCTCTGACGCTCACACCCTCGCGGGCTTCGGCCCTCGGGGGTGTTGTTTTGGAAACGGGTACAACCGTGCCCGATTTTGATCTGCCCGGATCCAGCCAATCCGAACCCGATCGGAAGCAATGGAGTAGCCGTGATCTGCGCGGCCGCTGGCTCGCGGCTTACTTCTACCCAAGAGATTTCACCGGCGGATGCACGATCGAAGCCCGGGGCTTCGAAAGCCTTCACAACGACTTCCTTCAGGCCGGGGCCGAGGTGATCGGCATCAGCGCCGACAGCGTTGATGACCACGAATCCTTCTGTGAAAGCGAAGGATTGAGCTTCCCCCTGCTCTCGGACCCCGACGGAACCGTTAGCAAGGCCTACGGGTCGTGGATGGCGCCGTACTCGCTACGCCACACCTTCCTGATCGATCCGGACGGGGTGCTGCGCGAACGCTGGGTGGCGGTACGACCCAACGGTCACGCCCGGGAGGTGCTGGATTCGTTGGTGACTTTTCAGTCCGAAGCCGCCGTTTGA
- the ggpS gene encoding glucosylglycerol-phosphate synthase, producing the protein MGAGQSSFVILYHRTPFDESKDKNGKRIWVDQKSPNGIIPTLRNLFRSCEKGTWIAWRRVNDQSNEGTERFEMDNPSPFTLCRIPLEDEQISSFYHITSKECFWPILHTFPTYFNVNNANWKIFEEVNKRFAMAACAEAAEGATVWVHDYNLWLAPGYIRAERPDLKIAFFHHTPFPGNDVFAILPWREQILESLLCCDVVGFHIPRYTENFARAATTLVGAKRGPKVPVDEKFIEVGTALSEGTVTSHLEHNGRTIQLLSSPVGTSPDLIQELCWSPSVESHGELIVQDTKKGRKLILSASRVDYTKGNEELLLAFERLLERRKDLHGQVVLMLACVAAASGMKIYEDTQRSIEEMAGRINGRFSQIDWVPIRFSTRRIPYDEMIAWFCHADVCWITPLRDGLNLVAKEYAAARRNRGGVLVLSEFTGASVVLDGAVLTNPYSNRRMDEAIESALEMDEDEQRDRMSRMTDAVESYTVSDWADEQMSGLSPSTPQ; encoded by the coding sequence ATGGGTGCGGGTCAGAGTTCGTTTGTAATCCTCTACCACCGCACACCGTTCGACGAATCAAAAGACAAGAACGGCAAAAGAATATGGGTCGATCAGAAAAGCCCTAACGGAATTATTCCAACCCTTCGCAATCTTTTCCGCAGCTGCGAAAAGGGCACCTGGATTGCCTGGAGAAGAGTCAACGATCAGTCGAATGAGGGCACAGAACGGTTTGAGATGGATAACCCTTCTCCGTTCACTCTTTGCAGAATCCCCCTGGAAGATGAACAGATCTCCAGTTTTTATCACATCACATCCAAAGAATGCTTCTGGCCAATTCTTCATACATTCCCGACATATTTTAATGTTAACAATGCGAACTGGAAGATCTTTGAAGAGGTCAACAAACGTTTCGCCATGGCGGCATGCGCCGAAGCTGCCGAAGGTGCAACGGTGTGGGTTCATGACTACAACCTTTGGTTGGCTCCTGGATACATCCGAGCCGAACGTCCAGACCTGAAGATCGCCTTTTTCCATCACACTCCTTTCCCGGGTAATGATGTTTTCGCCATCCTTCCCTGGCGTGAGCAGATTCTGGAAAGTCTGCTTTGTTGTGACGTCGTCGGCTTTCATATTCCCCGCTACACGGAAAACTTTGCCCGTGCCGCCACAACCCTTGTGGGTGCCAAACGTGGACCCAAAGTGCCGGTGGACGAAAAGTTCATTGAGGTCGGCACTGCCCTGTCGGAAGGCACGGTCACCAGTCACCTCGAGCACAACGGCCGCACGATTCAGCTGCTCAGCTCTCCGGTGGGCACCTCACCGGATCTTATTCAGGAGTTGTGCTGGAGCCCGTCGGTTGAAAGCCATGGCGAATTGATCGTTCAAGACACCAAAAAAGGTCGAAAATTGATCCTCTCCGCCAGTCGAGTGGATTACACCAAAGGGAACGAAGAGTTACTGCTGGCCTTTGAACGGCTGTTGGAACGACGCAAAGATCTGCACGGACAAGTGGTGTTGATGCTGGCCTGTGTGGCCGCCGCCAGTGGAATGAAGATCTACGAAGACACCCAACGCTCGATCGAGGAAATGGCCGGTCGAATCAACGGCCGCTTCAGCCAGATCGATTGGGTGCCCATCCGCTTTTCCACCCGTCGGATCCCCTACGACGAAATGATCGCCTGGTTCTGCCATGCAGACGTGTGCTGGATCACGCCGCTGCGGGATGGCCTGAATCTGGTGGCCAAGGAATATGCCGCTGCTCGACGCAACCGTGGCGGCGTTCTCGTGCTCTCAGAATTCACCGGAGCCTCGGTTGTGCTCGATGGTGCCGTGCTCACCAACCCGTATTCGAATCGCCGCATGGACGAGGCCATTGAATCGGCACTGGAAATGGATGAAGACGAACAACGGGACCGAATGAGCCGCATGACCGATGCTGTTGAGAGCTACACCGTCAGCGACTGGGCGGATGAACAGATGTCTGGTCTGTCGCCCTCGACCCCGCAATGA
- a CDS encoding ABC transporter substrate-binding protein yields the protein MKLRRLLAGGALALVMALGALIGSASFRAEEVSILMPSSFTDASADLVKAFNREHRGRIHLSLIRGPLNTESISDLAISSLLLGDAPFDALLMDVTWLPKYAAAGWLEPLDPWFDQGDQEQLVQGARLGNDYNGHLYRWPLVADVGLLYWRTDLMDQPPATPDALVEVAGRLVKSEAVANGFVWQGRQYEGLSCDFLEVLQGFGGGWMDTTTNTMELDTPAATAAAAWLDDLISEGVSPYAVTNYAEAESLQAFKAGDAALMRNWPYAWAELQKDDSTVKGNVGISLMVAQPGERPGATLGSWGLSLMRQSQHQEAAVEAIRYLTSETAQRQRFLNNGYTPIQADLFNDPEMLKASPVLPDLLVGLNHAVVRPPTPLYAQLSDVVQRELNGLFTAAGSADEAMATTQQRSQTLLRAAGATP from the coding sequence ATGAAACTGCGCCGCTTGCTCGCAGGCGGTGCCCTGGCGCTGGTGATGGCCCTGGGAGCCCTGATCGGGTCAGCCTCCTTTAGGGCGGAGGAGGTGAGCATCCTGATGCCGTCATCCTTCACCGATGCCAGTGCTGATCTGGTGAAAGCCTTCAACCGTGAGCATCGCGGCCGGATTCATCTCAGCTTGATCCGAGGTCCGTTGAACACGGAATCGATCTCAGATCTAGCGATTAGCAGTCTTCTGCTCGGCGATGCGCCCTTCGACGCGCTGTTGATGGATGTCACCTGGCTGCCGAAATATGCCGCCGCCGGCTGGCTGGAACCCCTGGATCCCTGGTTTGATCAGGGCGACCAGGAGCAGCTGGTGCAAGGGGCACGGCTGGGCAATGACTACAACGGCCATCTCTACCGCTGGCCCCTTGTGGCCGATGTGGGACTGCTCTACTGGCGCACGGATCTGATGGATCAGCCACCAGCAACGCCCGATGCACTGGTGGAGGTTGCTGGACGCCTCGTTAAAAGCGAAGCCGTTGCCAACGGTTTTGTCTGGCAGGGACGTCAGTACGAAGGCCTGAGCTGCGACTTCCTTGAAGTGCTGCAGGGCTTCGGCGGTGGCTGGATGGACACCACCACCAACACCATGGAACTCGATACGCCTGCGGCGACGGCCGCGGCAGCCTGGTTGGACGATCTAATCAGCGAAGGCGTAAGCCCCTACGCCGTGACCAATTACGCCGAGGCGGAGTCGCTTCAGGCCTTCAAGGCAGGGGATGCAGCGCTGATGCGCAACTGGCCCTACGCCTGGGCTGAGCTGCAGAAGGACGACAGCACGGTGAAAGGCAACGTAGGCATCAGCCTGATGGTGGCGCAACCGGGTGAACGTCCCGGAGCCACCCTCGGCAGCTGGGGGCTGAGCCTGATGCGCCAATCGCAGCACCAGGAGGCAGCGGTGGAAGCGATTCGCTACCTCACCAGCGAAACCGCCCAGCGGCAGCGCTTTCTCAACAATGGCTACACACCCATCCAGGCGGATCTGTTCAACGATCCGGAGATGTTGAAGGCCTCTCCAGTGCTGCCTGATCTGCTGGTGGGCTTGAACCATGCGGTGGTTCGTCCACCAACCCCGCTTTATGCCCAGCTAAGCGATGTGGTGCAGCGGGAACTCAATGGCTTGTTCACCGCTGCCGGGTCCGCCGATGAGGCCATGGCCACCACGCAGCAGCGGAGCCAGACCCTGCTGCGTGCTGCGGGAGCCACGCCATGA
- a CDS encoding carbohydrate ABC transporter permease, with translation MTMLLAAPALLLIAVVFGWPMLRYAWLSFHADSVLTGLEPVANGGANWLRLAADQRFWLDAGQTARFALISVSLELLLALAIALLLHQRWRGRGAVRALTLLPWALPTTMMALGWRWIFNTPYGPIEVLARSLGLGSLDLLSTPSITWLVTVFADVWKTTPFITLILLAGLQSIPDDLYSAFRLEGGTPLQALRRVTLPLLLPYILLSLLFRLAQAFGVFDLVQVLTGGGPAGSTESIALYAYLNGMRFLDFGYSATVMLAGFLLLTALILAGTLLLKSVGLLRPLDR, from the coding sequence ATGACCATGCTTCTAGCTGCTCCTGCGCTGCTGTTGATCGCGGTGGTGTTCGGCTGGCCGATGCTTCGCTACGCCTGGCTGAGCTTTCACGCTGATTCCGTTCTTACGGGCCTTGAACCGGTGGCCAACGGCGGGGCCAACTGGTTGCGACTGGCGGCTGATCAGCGCTTCTGGCTGGATGCCGGACAAACCGCGCGATTCGCCCTGATCTCGGTGAGTTTGGAGTTGCTGTTGGCCCTGGCCATTGCACTGTTGCTGCATCAACGCTGGCGCGGTCGGGGTGCCGTTCGCGCCCTAACCCTGCTGCCCTGGGCCCTGCCCACAACGATGATGGCTTTGGGCTGGCGCTGGATCTTCAACACGCCTTACGGCCCGATCGAGGTGCTGGCACGAAGCCTTGGCCTCGGCTCCCTGGATCTGCTGTCTACCCCATCGATCACCTGGCTGGTGACGGTGTTTGCGGATGTCTGGAAAACAACGCCCTTCATCACGCTGATTCTTCTGGCAGGGCTCCAGAGCATTCCCGACGACCTCTACAGCGCTTTTCGCCTGGAAGGGGGAACGCCCCTTCAGGCACTTCGCAGGGTCACCCTGCCGCTGCTGCTCCCCTACATCCTGCTGAGCCTTCTGTTCCGGTTGGCCCAGGCTTTCGGGGTGTTTGATCTGGTGCAGGTTCTCACCGGTGGCGGTCCCGCCGGCAGTACCGAAAGCATCGCCCTCTATGCCTACCTCAACGGCATGCGCTTCCTCGATTTCGGCTATAGCGCCACGGTGATGCTCGCGGGATTTCTGCTACTCACCGCACTGATTCTGGCGGGCACGTTGCTGCTGAAGAGCGTCGGTCTGTTGAGGCCCCTCGACCGATGA
- a CDS encoding carbohydrate ABC transporter permease, whose translation MTQRSLWIALLLVWSLGPMFWQLVSSFTTADALVNDQLSFWSRWTLNNYRDLLSTDAPFWRYLFNSSLVASLTTLLTLMLAIPAAYGMAKLPDRWKGSLRAAVVGAALFPYVLLFLALLELARTFALGNNLIAIAIPYSALSMPLALLLLTAAFEALPNDLEDAAKLEGLSLWQRLRWVLLPLIAPASASTAILVFLFAWNEYPVALTWLSRSDLLTLPVAMARIAGSSTYSVPYGTYAAATVLGAIPLLVLVLVFQRQIVSGLTNGAIKG comes from the coding sequence ATGACACAACGTTCTCTCTGGATTGCACTGCTGCTGGTTTGGTCGCTCGGGCCAATGTTTTGGCAGCTGGTGAGTTCCTTCACCACTGCAGATGCTCTGGTCAATGACCAACTGAGCTTCTGGAGCCGTTGGACGCTCAACAACTACCGGGATCTGCTCAGCACCGATGCGCCCTTCTGGCGTTACCTGTTCAACAGCAGCTTGGTGGCTTCCCTCACCACACTGCTCACCTTGATGCTGGCCATCCCCGCCGCCTATGGCATGGCCAAGCTCCCGGATCGATGGAAGGGAAGCCTTCGGGCTGCGGTGGTGGGCGCCGCTCTGTTCCCTTATGTGCTGCTGTTTCTGGCGCTGCTCGAACTGGCCCGCACCTTTGCCCTGGGCAACAACCTGATCGCCATCGCCATTCCCTACAGCGCTCTGTCGATGCCTCTGGCCCTGCTGCTACTCACGGCGGCGTTTGAAGCCCTGCCCAACGATCTCGAAGATGCAGCAAAGCTGGAGGGGCTGTCGTTGTGGCAGCGGCTGCGCTGGGTGCTGCTCCCCTTGATTGCACCGGCCTCCGCCAGCACGGCAATCCTGGTGTTTTTGTTCGCCTGGAATGAATATCCCGTGGCCCTCACCTGGCTGAGCCGCAGCGATCTGCTCACATTGCCGGTGGCCATGGCCCGAATTGCGGGATCATCCACCTATTCCGTCCCCTATGGCACCTACGCGGCAGCCACCGTGCTCGGCGCCATTCCGCTGCTGGTGCTGGTGCTTGTCTTCCAGCGTCAGATCGTCAGTGGACTCACCAACGGAGCCATCAAGGGATAA
- a CDS encoding tyrosine-type recombinase/integrase, whose translation MRRVPPDLQEFLGNRRYITVLMPNNARESTDKRLIKAWNEATTQVEAEIAAARAEQQAQSLGAQQVSALSPKDVAGIAAEPWRKLLNAGDQGRITTDIEDMLAEVVLIALEAMSQAGKPGALEQIEAAKAAITQRMVGETLEKLQIQPDSQVMRQIQQRLLGYVPMFGADEQKRAAGDFSPGDIETKPPPLPKAKVTYAQLIDEWVRDAGGIRELDGVGVGQKQVEQYRAHITELIEVTQLHYPDELDIDTARQYLTHIQLSKLATATKQTRLVTVSNLFAIGVRVGLLNQNPFAGLRIKRPKGERGKGYRPFTREELMVIFKEINRLPPNQKNIVPLILLMTGARLGDIIFLRHRDVEQTNKGTWFFDMVDEPKDEYPRTLKGGSEDERMTPLHPLLVERGVLQMVEADKSGYVFENRSNESLSAWFKRLLQKTEIYEYRRTGLHSLRATAIDAWRAARLPADVRRALTGHSSKDVQDRTYGEGLQRMPDILHAELSKVDWSWLP comes from the coding sequence GTGCGGCGTGTACCCCCTGATCTGCAGGAATTTCTGGGCAATCGGCGCTACATCACGGTGCTCATGCCGAATAACGCCCGTGAATCCACCGATAAGCGACTGATCAAGGCCTGGAACGAGGCAACAACACAGGTTGAAGCGGAAATTGCTGCAGCACGTGCGGAACAACAGGCCCAATCACTGGGCGCACAGCAGGTATCTGCCTTGTCACCAAAGGATGTGGCGGGAATTGCGGCTGAACCTTGGCGAAAGCTGCTGAATGCAGGCGATCAGGGGCGAATCACCACCGATATCGAAGACATGCTGGCCGAGGTGGTGCTGATTGCGCTGGAAGCCATGTCTCAGGCGGGCAAGCCGGGAGCACTAGAGCAAATCGAGGCAGCAAAAGCGGCAATCACGCAACGAATGGTGGGAGAAACGCTGGAGAAGCTGCAGATCCAGCCTGATTCGCAGGTAATGCGGCAGATCCAGCAGCGATTGCTGGGATACGTCCCGATGTTTGGGGCAGATGAGCAGAAGCGGGCAGCAGGAGACTTCAGTCCTGGGGATATCGAGACGAAACCACCACCGTTACCCAAGGCCAAGGTCACATACGCACAGCTCATTGATGAATGGGTGCGAGATGCGGGAGGAATCCGTGAACTTGATGGCGTTGGCGTAGGTCAGAAGCAAGTCGAACAGTATCGAGCGCATATCACTGAGCTGATTGAGGTCACACAGCTGCATTACCCCGATGAGTTGGATATCGACACGGCACGGCAGTACTTGACCCACATTCAGCTCTCAAAGCTGGCAACAGCCACGAAGCAGACGAGATTAGTGACGGTGAGCAACCTGTTTGCCATTGGTGTCCGTGTTGGGCTGCTCAATCAGAACCCATTTGCTGGATTAAGGATCAAGCGACCAAAGGGAGAGAGGGGGAAGGGCTATCGACCGTTCACACGGGAAGAACTGATGGTCATCTTCAAAGAGATCAACAGGCTGCCGCCCAATCAGAAGAACATCGTGCCGTTGATCCTGCTGATGACTGGCGCAAGGCTGGGCGACATCATCTTTCTTAGGCATCGGGACGTTGAGCAAACCAACAAGGGGACTTGGTTCTTTGACATGGTCGATGAGCCCAAGGATGAGTACCCAAGGACTCTGAAAGGCGGATCTGAGGACGAGCGAATGACACCACTGCATCCACTGCTTGTTGAGCGTGGTGTTCTGCAGATGGTTGAAGCAGACAAGTCTGGATACGTCTTTGAGAACAGGAGTAACGAAAGCTTGAGCGCCTGGTTCAAGCGCTTGCTGCAAAAGACTGAGATCTATGAGTACAGAAGGACAGGACTGCACTCATTGCGTGCAACGGCCATCGATGCTTGGCGTGCCGCGCGCTTACCCGCGGACGTCCGTCGTGCATTGACAGGGCACAGCAGCAAAGACGTCCAAGACAGGACGTATGGCGAGGGGCTGCAGCGAATGCCAGACATCCTGCATGCAGAGCTATCGAAAGTTGACTGGAGCTGGCTGCCATAA
- a CDS encoding AbrB family transcriptional regulator, giving the protein MLTGTDLLSKVKDLGDVSKTDLARGCGYVSTKKDGGERVNFTAFYEALLEAKGVTLSNGGGSPIGKGGRKLSYKAVVQGNGNLLVGKAYTAILDLDAGDEFEIKLGKKAIRLVPVGGSDEEE; this is encoded by the coding sequence ATGCTGACTGGCACCGACCTTCTCTCGAAGGTGAAAGATCTTGGCGACGTCTCAAAAACAGACTTGGCCCGTGGCTGCGGCTACGTATCCACCAAAAAGGATGGTGGTGAGCGGGTGAACTTCACCGCTTTCTATGAAGCCTTGCTTGAAGCCAAAGGCGTCACCCTTTCAAACGGTGGCGGCTCTCCTATTGGCAAAGGTGGGCGCAAGCTGTCCTACAAAGCTGTGGTTCAAGGCAACGGCAACCTGCTCGTGGGCAAGGCTTACACCGCCATACTTGATCTGGATGCAGGAGATGAGTTTGAAATCAAGCTCGGCAAGAAAGCCATTCGCCTGGTCCCTGTTGGTGGATCTGACGAAGAGGAGTGA